The Prevotella sp. E9-3 genome has a window encoding:
- a CDS encoding Fur family transcriptional regulator: MSTFVRFMKTTEKKQSVCEAVEHILDSYLEINNHRKTPERYTILKAVYGMEGHFTLDELGAKLSEEYKFPVSRATLYNTLKLFMELRLVIRHRFQGSTKYEACYEGESHCHQICTVCGRVTEVKTPEITDVINKLHLKRFRKDGYTLYIYGICSTCQAAITRQIRNRIKQDKTE, from the coding sequence ATGAGTACTTTTGTGCGGTTTATGAAGACAACAGAGAAAAAACAGAGTGTGTGCGAAGCCGTAGAGCACATACTTGACAGCTATTTGGAGATAAACAATCATCGTAAAACGCCCGAGCGCTATACGATATTGAAGGCCGTTTACGGCATGGAAGGCCACTTCACGCTTGACGAGTTAGGAGCCAAGTTGAGCGAGGAATACAAGTTTCCCGTGTCCAGAGCTACACTCTACAACACGCTAAAACTGTTTATGGAACTGCGCTTGGTGATACGCCACCGCTTCCAAGGCTCAACAAAATACGAAGCCTGCTATGAGGGTGAAAGTCACTGTCACCAGATTTGCACCGTGTGTGGAAGAGTGACAGAGGTGAAGACTCCCGAGATAACAGATGTCATCAACAAACTGCACCTGAAGCGTTTCCGCAAAGATGGCTACACACTCTATATTTATGGCATCTGCTCTACCTGTCAGGCAGCGATAACAAGACAGATAAGAAACCGAATTAAACAAGATAAAACAGAATGA
- a CDS encoding adenylosuccinate synthase, giving the protein MNNGKVDVLLGLQWGDEGKGKVVDVLTPGYDVVARFQGGPNAGHTLEFEGEKYVLRSIPSGIFQGNKVNIIGNGVVLAPDLFMEEAKALEQSGHELKSRLHISKKAHLIMPTHRVLDAAYEAQKGKNKVGTTGKGIGPTYTDKVSRTGLRVGDILDNFEEKYAAAKARHEAILKSMNFDYDITEVEKKWLEGVEYLRQFPIVDSEHEINNLLKSGKSVLCEGAQGTMLDVDFGSYPFVTSSNTICAGACTGLGIGPNKIGDVFGIMKAYCTRVGAGPFPTELFDETGKKIRDLGHEYGAVTGRERRCGWIDLVALKYSIMVNGVTKLIMMKSDVLDGFDTIKACVAYKQNGQEIDYFPYNIEDGIEPIYKELPGWKTDMTRFTSEDQFPQAFKDYVKFLEEQLETPIAIISIGPDRDQTIVRG; this is encoded by the coding sequence ATGAACAATGGCAAGGTTGACGTCCTGCTCGGATTGCAGTGGGGCGATGAAGGAAAAGGCAAGGTGGTTGACGTGCTAACCCCGGGCTATGATGTAGTGGCACGATTCCAGGGTGGTCCAAATGCCGGTCATACCCTTGAGTTTGAAGGTGAGAAATACGTGCTGCGCTCTATTCCTTCAGGTATTTTTCAGGGAAACAAAGTAAACATTATCGGTAACGGTGTGGTACTGGCTCCCGATCTCTTTATGGAAGAGGCTAAAGCACTGGAGCAGAGCGGACACGAACTGAAATCGCGCCTGCACATCTCAAAGAAAGCTCACCTCATCATGCCTACCCACCGTGTGCTCGATGCAGCCTATGAGGCTCAGAAAGGTAAGAACAAAGTGGGCACCACCGGCAAGGGCATCGGTCCTACCTATACCGACAAAGTGAGCCGCACCGGTCTGCGTGTAGGCGATATTCTTGATAATTTCGAAGAGAAATACGCTGCAGCCAAAGCCCGTCACGAGGCTATTCTGAAATCAATGAATTTTGACTACGACATTACTGAGGTAGAGAAGAAATGGCTGGAGGGTGTTGAATACCTGCGCCAGTTCCCCATCGTTGACTCGGAACATGAAATAAACAACCTGCTGAAGAGCGGCAAGAGCGTTCTGTGTGAGGGTGCTCAGGGCACTATGCTCGACGTTGACTTCGGCAGCTATCCTTTCGTTACTTCTTCAAACACCATCTGCGCCGGTGCCTGCACAGGTCTGGGTATTGGTCCCAACAAGATTGGCGACGTGTTTGGCATAATGAAGGCTTACTGCACCCGCGTAGGAGCAGGCCCCTTCCCCACCGAACTGTTCGACGAGACTGGCAAGAAGATTCGTGACCTCGGTCATGAGTATGGTGCAGTGACGGGTCGTGAGCGCCGTTGTGGCTGGATCGACCTGGTGGCCTTGAAGTACAGCATCATGGTGAACGGTGTGACCAAGCTGATTATGATGAAGAGCGATGTGCTGGATGGTTTCGACACCATTAAGGCTTGCGTAGCCTACAAGCAGAATGGTCAGGAGATTGACTACTTCCCCTACAACATCGAGGATGGCATTGAGCCTATCTACAAAGAGTTGCCGGGATGGAAGACCGACATGACCCGTTTCACCAGCGAGGATCAGTTCCCACAGGCTTTCAAAGACTACGTGAAATTCCTGGAAGAGCAGCTCGAGACTCCTATCGCCATCATCTCTATCGGCCCGGACCGCGACCAGACAATCGTAAGAGGTTGA
- the hisS gene encoding histidine--tRNA ligase, whose translation MYMKPSIPKGTRDFGPIEMAKRNYIFNTIRSVYELYGFQQIETPAQETLQTLMGKYGEEGDKLLFKILNSGDYLSKITDEELTERNTLRLASKICEKGLRYDLTVPFARYVVMHREELQLPFKRYQVQPVWRADRPQKGRYREFYQFDGDVVGSDSLINEVELMQIVDTVFTRFGVRVQIKINNRKILTGIAEVIGAADKIVDITVAIDKLDKIGIDNVNAELREDGLTDEQIEKLQPIISLSGTNEEKLQTIAEVLKDSETGLKGVEETKFILNTLNSIGTLKNELQLDLTLARGLSYYTGAIFEVKALDTPMGSISGGGRYDNLTGIFGMPGLSGVGISFGVDRIYDVLNALDLYPKDSLQTSQILFINFGDKETAYCMPIVAKVRAAGIRAELYPDAAKMKKQMSYANAKQIPFVALAGDNEMAEGKVTLKNMATGEQNMVSAEELIQTLQL comes from the coding sequence ATGTATATGAAACCAAGTATTCCTAAAGGAACACGCGACTTCGGCCCCATCGAGATGGCCAAGCGCAATTATATTTTCAATACCATCCGCTCGGTATATGAGCTCTATGGATTTCAGCAGATAGAAACTCCTGCACAGGAAACCCTGCAGACACTCATGGGCAAATATGGCGAGGAAGGCGACAAACTGCTGTTCAAGATACTGAACAGCGGCGACTATCTTTCCAAGATTACCGATGAGGAACTGACAGAGCGTAACACGCTCCGACTGGCCTCGAAAATCTGTGAGAAAGGATTGCGCTACGACCTTACTGTACCTTTCGCCCGCTATGTGGTGATGCACCGCGAGGAACTGCAGCTGCCTTTCAAGCGTTATCAGGTGCAGCCCGTGTGGCGCGCTGACCGTCCACAGAAAGGACGCTACCGCGAGTTCTACCAGTTTGACGGCGATGTGGTGGGCAGTGACTCACTCATCAACGAGGTGGAACTGATGCAGATTGTTGACACGGTATTCACACGTTTCGGCGTGCGCGTACAGATAAAGATTAACAACCGTAAGATTCTTACAGGTATAGCCGAGGTGATTGGCGCTGCCGACAAGATTGTAGATATCACGGTGGCCATCGACAAACTGGACAAGATAGGCATTGACAATGTGAATGCCGAACTGCGCGAAGACGGACTTACCGACGAGCAGATTGAGAAACTGCAGCCCATCATCAGCCTCAGCGGCACGAACGAAGAGAAACTGCAGACCATTGCCGAAGTGCTGAAAGACAGTGAGACTGGCTTGAAGGGCGTAGAAGAAACAAAATTCATACTGAATACTTTAAACAGTATCGGTACACTGAAAAATGAACTACAGCTTGACCTGACACTGGCTCGCGGATTGAGCTACTACACAGGCGCTATCTTTGAAGTGAAAGCGCTTGACACCCCGATGGGCAGCATCTCAGGCGGCGGACGTTACGACAACCTCACAGGTATTTTCGGAATGCCTGGCTTGTCGGGTGTAGGCATCTCGTTCGGTGTAGATCGCATCTACGATGTGCTGAATGCCCTCGACCTCTATCCAAAAGACTCGCTGCAGACTTCACAGATTCTGTTCATCAACTTTGGCGATAAGGAAACAGCCTACTGTATGCCTATCGTGGCTAAGGTGCGCGCTGCCGGCATTCGTGCCGAACTGTATCCCGATGCCGCAAAGATGAAGAAACAGATGTCGTATGCCAATGCCAAACAGATTCCTTTTGTAGCACTGGCCGGCGATAATGAAATGGCTGAAGGCAAGGTGACCTTGAAGAACATGGCTACCGGCGAACAGAATATGGTATCGGCCGAAGAGCTGATTCAGACACTGCAGCTGTAA
- a CDS encoding serine O-acetyltransferase: protein MSQNVNEVLLRNVALLSQQDEKEEAMMPAGSAPLPSVEEVRHIVSLVKSIIFTDYFYKRQPEEQIRSYYIGVNMEELYRLLNRQIARGLQFCEECSEHDVMEAAEKMALQFIDELPEVKRLLYTDVEAMFHNDPAAVNYGEVIYCYPVVNTMTHYRIAHVLHKMRVPVIPRIITEQAHSKTGIDIHPGATIGEYFSIDHGTGVVIGETTIIGNHVTLYQGVTLGAKSFKYDAEGNMLNVPRHPIIEDNVTIYSNASILGRITIGHDSVIGGNIWVTNSVPPYSRIQQSKAVGLTFQGGLGI, encoded by the coding sequence ATGTCACAAAACGTAAATGAAGTATTGTTGCGCAACGTCGCACTACTCTCTCAGCAAGACGAGAAGGAAGAGGCTATGATGCCTGCCGGCTCGGCCCCATTGCCTTCAGTTGAGGAGGTCCGCCACATTGTGAGTTTGGTGAAGAGCATTATCTTCACCGACTATTTCTACAAGCGACAGCCGGAAGAACAGATACGTTCCTACTACATTGGCGTGAACATGGAGGAACTGTACCGACTGCTGAATCGCCAGATAGCCCGCGGATTGCAGTTCTGCGAAGAGTGCAGCGAACACGATGTGATGGAGGCTGCCGAGAAGATGGCCCTTCAGTTTATTGATGAATTGCCGGAGGTGAAACGCCTGCTCTATACCGATGTGGAAGCGATGTTCCATAACGACCCTGCAGCAGTGAACTACGGTGAGGTGATTTACTGTTACCCAGTGGTGAACACGATGACTCACTATCGTATTGCTCACGTACTGCACAAGATGAGGGTGCCCGTGATTCCACGCATCATCACCGAGCAGGCTCATTCAAAGACGGGTATTGACATTCATCCAGGAGCAACCATCGGTGAATATTTCTCTATAGATCACGGAACGGGTGTGGTGATTGGCGAAACAACTATCATCGGCAACCACGTGACTCTCTATCAGGGTGTTACCCTTGGTGCAAAGAGTTTTAAGTATGACGCTGAAGGCAATATGCTGAACGTGCCCCGTCACCCAATTATTGAGGATAATGTAACTATCTATTCCAACGCCTCAATACTTGGACGCATCACCATCGGTCACGATTCTGTGATAGGTGGTAACATCTGGGTGACAAACAGTGTGCCCCCCTACTCTCGCATACAGCAGAGTAAAGCCGTAGGGCTGACATTCCAAGGAGGACTGGGAATTTAG
- a CDS encoding MFS transporter: MKQKRNPWAWIPTLYIAEGLPNVVVMTVAVVMYMQLGMSDTDIALYTGWLGLPWVIKPLWSPFVDLYKTKRWWVLTMQLLLGSSLAGVAFTLNAPFWFQGTMAFFFLMAFSSATHDIAADGYYMLELDDHDQVWFVGIRNTFYRLAVIFGNGVLIPLAGMLQLMFRNRTAFTWSILFYGLAGLFIGIWLYHTYIMPRADRDQPHKTNAREVAMGVVTAFHTFFKKLPPKELLFAILFMLFYRFPEALLGKMSVTFLMRPNSAGGLGLSPQEFGLASGTVGMIGLTLGGILGGLLAGRDGFKKWLWPMVLAITLPDIVYVYMSYAMPSNLILISSCLFIEQFGYGLGFTALTLYMLYFSKGNFQTSHYAFCTAISYLGLMLPGMLSGYLKDAMGYQAFFIMVMALCAITFIVTALIKVDPEFGKKVKSEVSEE, translated from the coding sequence ATGAAGCAAAAAAGAAATCCTTGGGCATGGATTCCCACTCTCTATATTGCTGAGGGACTGCCCAATGTGGTGGTGATGACGGTTGCAGTAGTGATGTATATGCAACTTGGAATGAGCGATACCGATATCGCTCTATATACAGGATGGTTGGGACTTCCTTGGGTGATAAAACCATTGTGGAGTCCGTTTGTTGACCTATACAAGACCAAGCGCTGGTGGGTACTGACCATGCAACTGCTGTTGGGCTCGTCGCTGGCTGGTGTGGCCTTTACGCTGAATGCACCATTCTGGTTCCAGGGCACTATGGCTTTCTTCTTTTTGATGGCCTTCTCCAGTGCTACCCACGATATTGCTGCCGACGGCTACTATATGCTGGAACTTGACGATCACGACCAAGTGTGGTTTGTAGGCATCCGAAACACGTTCTACAGACTGGCTGTCATCTTTGGCAATGGTGTGCTCATTCCGTTGGCGGGAATGCTTCAGCTGATGTTCCGCAACCGTACGGCTTTCACTTGGAGCATCCTTTTCTATGGATTGGCAGGACTCTTCATCGGCATCTGGCTCTACCATACTTATATTATGCCGCGTGCCGATCGTGACCAGCCTCATAAAACCAACGCTCGCGAGGTGGCTATGGGAGTGGTGACGGCTTTCCACACTTTCTTTAAGAAACTGCCGCCGAAGGAACTGCTGTTTGCCATCCTGTTCATGCTCTTCTACCGTTTCCCGGAAGCCTTGCTGGGCAAGATGAGCGTCACCTTCCTGATGCGTCCTAATTCTGCAGGAGGCTTGGGACTCTCACCACAGGAATTCGGACTTGCCAGTGGTACAGTAGGCATGATAGGACTGACCCTTGGCGGTATTCTTGGCGGTCTCTTGGCAGGACGCGACGGTTTTAAAAAGTGGTTGTGGCCTATGGTGCTGGCCATTACACTGCCCGATATCGTATATGTATATATGAGCTATGCGATGCCTTCCAATCTGATACTGATCAGTTCCTGTCTGTTCATCGAGCAGTTTGGCTATGGTCTTGGCTTTACAGCGCTCACCCTCTATATGCTCTATTTCAGCAAAGGCAATTTCCAGACTTCTCATTATGCTTTCTGTACGGCCATCAGTTATCTGGGACTTATGTTGCCAGGCATGCTCTCTGGCTATTTGAAAGATGCCATGGGCTATCAGGCTTTCTTCATTATGGTGATGGCCCTGTGTGCTATCACATTTATAGTGACGGCTTTGATCAAAGTTGACCCTGAGTTCGGAAAGAAAGTGAAGAGTGAAGTAAGTGAAGAATGA
- a CDS encoding DUF4922 domain-containing protein codes for MRKTVDIFIPCDDLVQVEPIASQFAKSTLLRSVCLLTPTEVEDAKWPTIVMEGSLTSSATMCRLAEYAKGDYVLLITKSTPLTLGAGALERMVRVASDASAPMVYADHFDQKTIDGQVKVEKHPTIDYQIGSIRDDFDFGSLLLVRTVLLKEWASQVRDTNYIYAGLYDLRLFLSRKGELVHLNELLYTEVEQDNRASGEKQFDYVNPANREVQIEMERVATAHLKEIGAQVETSTFRAVDFDEQEFDIEASVIIPVFNRAKTIRDAVESALSQKTSFPFNVIVVDNHSTDNTSAILSEILQQANKNNAERLIVLNPERTDLGIGGCWNMAVNDQRCGRFAVQLDSDDLYSSPQTLQTIVDTFRKQGAAMVIGSYRMCDFELNTLPPGLIAHKEWTDENGPNNALRINGLGAPRAFFTPLLRQVQLPNTSYGEDYALGLFFSRRYRIGRIYDELYLCRRWGGNSDAALSIDRINANNLYKDRLRTIEIKARQKRNAKRVNRRTIAPDAPQEWREDSGEMGSLNRFFDRQLRVWDEVRDRYQNLSRVETRELFTDALPLHVQYNPARITSTGASISEKAIAERPCFLCAANRPKQQMKRLLDGRYELLVNPYPILPMHFTIPVQQHRPQAIRPMYAEMMKLLVRYPELMVFYNGPKCGASAPDHAHLQGGYTFGHEGSQVLPLQKEWHRLSRNLTTLVRLGDDAEIASIDDYPCSALVIRSKTAQASERLFTALYDKMSRLESNASLNGEEPMMNIVSWRHNEVEDSDSKAHVELLSVVFPREKHRPDCYYAENIDEQLIVSPGALDMAGLIITPRRNDFQKLTTERAIDILKECALSAEAFNQLKEQLKKVSFDSHQKQKEPIVSVGVLSGQQIKFAMNSPYTAKGETIMGEQMVELSEGGLRWHGQQYRELLFTPQGDIQEASFSLHDVTIGVNFHWERQETQTFRGSLRLVVDADKIVAINELPVEQYLESVISSEMSATSSIELLKAHAVISRSWLLSQKEKHETNGEGHENNFFTFIRKDDELIRWYDREDHTLFDVCADDHCQRYQGITRATNYQVTDAVKGTRGQVLMYGDELCDARFSKCCGGKTEEFQYCWENSPKPYLVSINDPFCNTKDKNVLRQVLNDYDLETPDFYRWTVEYTQAELSELVNRKLKLDLGDIVDLIPLERGKSGRIWKLQIVGTNRTFTIGKELEIRRALSESHLYSSDFEVEKQGDKFILHGKGWGHGVGLCQIGAAVMGEQGYNYEEILLYYYRGAEIKKLYK; via the coding sequence ATGAGAAAAACAGTAGATATCTTTATTCCCTGCGACGACCTTGTTCAGGTTGAGCCGATTGCCTCTCAGTTTGCTAAAAGTACTCTTCTGCGTAGCGTTTGTCTGCTGACACCTACGGAAGTGGAAGATGCCAAGTGGCCAACCATTGTGATGGAAGGCTCGCTCACCTCGAGCGCTACGATGTGCCGACTGGCCGAATATGCCAAGGGTGACTATGTGTTGCTGATTACCAAGTCAACTCCTCTCACACTTGGAGCAGGCGCCCTTGAGCGAATGGTGCGTGTGGCTTCCGATGCCAGCGCTCCGATGGTCTATGCTGATCATTTCGACCAGAAAACCATCGATGGACAGGTGAAGGTGGAGAAACACCCCACTATCGACTATCAGATAGGCTCTATCCGTGACGATTTCGATTTCGGCTCGCTGCTGCTGGTGCGCACTGTATTGCTGAAGGAATGGGCCTCCCAGGTGCGCGATACCAATTATATATATGCAGGCCTCTACGACCTTCGGTTGTTTTTGAGCAGAAAGGGCGAACTGGTGCACCTGAACGAACTGCTCTATACTGAGGTTGAACAGGACAACAGGGCTAGTGGCGAAAAGCAGTTCGACTACGTGAACCCTGCCAACCGTGAGGTACAGATAGAGATGGAACGTGTGGCAACAGCCCATCTGAAAGAGATTGGGGCACAGGTGGAAACATCTACCTTCCGTGCTGTGGATTTTGACGAGCAGGAGTTTGATATCGAGGCTTCTGTCATCATTCCTGTATTTAACCGTGCAAAGACTATCCGTGATGCCGTTGAAAGCGCTCTCTCGCAGAAAACATCCTTTCCTTTCAACGTGATTGTAGTAGATAACCATTCTACCGATAATACATCAGCAATACTCTCCGAAATTCTTCAGCAGGCCAATAAGAACAACGCTGAACGCCTTATAGTACTGAATCCTGAACGTACTGACTTGGGAATAGGCGGATGCTGGAATATGGCTGTCAACGATCAGCGCTGCGGACGCTTTGCCGTTCAGTTGGATTCCGACGATCTGTATTCTTCACCACAAACGCTACAGACCATTGTCGATACATTCCGCAAACAGGGAGCAGCAATGGTGATTGGCTCTTACAGAATGTGCGATTTCGAACTGAACACCCTTCCCCCAGGACTTATTGCCCACAAGGAATGGACCGACGAGAACGGACCCAACAACGCCCTGCGCATCAACGGCCTTGGCGCTCCCCGAGCTTTCTTTACTCCGCTGCTCAGACAAGTACAACTGCCCAATACATCGTATGGCGAAGACTATGCCTTGGGACTTTTCTTCTCACGCCGTTATCGCATAGGACGTATCTATGATGAACTCTATCTCTGTAGGCGTTGGGGTGGCAATAGTGATGCCGCTTTGAGCATAGATCGCATCAATGCCAACAACCTGTATAAAGACCGTTTGCGCACAATAGAGATAAAGGCTCGCCAGAAGCGCAATGCTAAAAGGGTGAACCGTAGGACTATTGCGCCCGATGCTCCTCAGGAGTGGCGCGAGGACAGTGGCGAGATGGGATCGTTAAACCGTTTCTTCGACCGTCAGCTGCGTGTGTGGGATGAGGTGCGTGACCGTTATCAAAACTTGTCGAGAGTGGAAACACGCGAACTGTTTACCGATGCACTTCCACTTCATGTACAGTACAATCCGGCGCGAATCACTTCTACAGGTGCCAGCATTTCTGAGAAGGCCATTGCCGAGCGTCCTTGTTTCCTTTGTGCAGCCAATAGGCCGAAGCAGCAAATGAAACGCCTACTGGATGGCCGCTACGAGTTGCTAGTCAATCCATATCCTATACTCCCCATGCACTTCACCATCCCTGTTCAGCAGCATCGTCCACAGGCCATCCGCCCCATGTATGCCGAGATGATGAAACTGCTGGTCAGATATCCCGAACTGATGGTGTTCTATAACGGGCCTAAGTGTGGCGCTTCTGCTCCCGATCACGCTCATCTGCAAGGCGGATATACCTTCGGACATGAAGGCTCGCAGGTGTTGCCTCTTCAGAAAGAATGGCACCGCTTGAGCCGCAATCTTACCACTCTGGTTCGTCTGGGTGATGATGCCGAGATAGCATCAATTGATGATTATCCTTGCAGCGCATTGGTTATTCGCAGTAAGACAGCACAGGCTTCTGAGCGTCTGTTCACTGCCCTGTATGATAAGATGAGCAGGTTGGAATCAAATGCCTCTTTGAATGGTGAAGAACCCATGATGAACATTGTGAGCTGGCGCCATAATGAGGTTGAGGATTCTGATTCGAAGGCCCATGTTGAACTGCTTTCAGTCGTATTCCCACGCGAGAAGCATCGTCCCGACTGCTATTATGCCGAGAATATCGACGAACAACTCATTGTCAGCCCTGGAGCTTTGGATATGGCAGGTCTGATTATTACTCCCCGCCGCAACGACTTCCAGAAGTTGACCACTGAACGAGCTATCGATATATTGAAGGAATGTGCCCTTTCTGCCGAGGCTTTCAACCAACTGAAAGAGCAGTTGAAGAAAGTGTCGTTCGATTCTCACCAGAAGCAGAAAGAGCCTATCGTTTCTGTTGGTGTGTTGAGCGGTCAGCAGATTAAATTTGCCATGAACAGCCCCTATACCGCAAAAGGTGAGACGATAATGGGTGAACAGATGGTTGAACTATCAGAAGGCGGACTTCGCTGGCATGGTCAGCAGTACCGTGAACTGCTGTTCACTCCGCAGGGCGATATTCAGGAAGCCTCGTTCTCACTTCACGATGTGACCATTGGCGTGAATTTCCATTGGGAGCGACAGGAAACACAAACCTTCCGCGGCTCACTCCGATTGGTGGTTGATGCCGATAAGATTGTGGCTATCAACGAACTGCCTGTAGAGCAGTATCTGGAGAGTGTTATCTCGAGCGAAATGAGTGCCACCTCTTCTATTGAATTGCTGAAGGCTCATGCGGTGATTTCCCGCTCGTGGCTGCTCTCTCAGAAGGAGAAACACGAAACGAACGGCGAGGGTCATGAGAACAATTTCTTCACCTTCATTCGTAAGGACGATGAACTGATTCGTTGGTACGACCGTGAAGACCACACCCTGTTTGATGTATGCGCCGACGACCATTGTCAGCGCTATCAGGGTATTACGCGTGCAACGAACTATCAGGTGACAGATGCCGTAAAAGGAACTCGCGGACAAGTCTTGATGTATGGCGACGAGCTGTGCGATGCCCGATTCTCAAAGTGCTGTGGCGGAAAGACCGAAGAATTCCAGTACTGCTGGGAGAATTCTCCAAAGCCCTATCTGGTTTCTATCAACGATCCGTTCTGTAATACGAAGGACAAGAATGTGTTGCGCCAAGTGCTGAACGACTACGATCTGGAGACTCCCGATTTCTATCGCTGGACAGTGGAATACACCCAGGCAGAACTTAGTGAACTGGTAAATAGAAAACTGAAACTGGATCTTGGCGATATCGTTGATCTCATTCCTTTGGAGCGTGGAAAGAGTGGGCGCATCTGGAAACTACAGATTGTAGGCACCAACCGCACATTCACCATCGGTAAGGAACTTGAAATACGCAGGGCATTGTCGGAAAGCCATCTGTACAGTTCTGACTTCGAAGTGGAGAAACAAGGCGACAAATTCATTCTTCACGGAAAAGGATGGGGACATGGTGTAGGCCTCTGTCAGATTGGTGCTGCCGTGATGGGCGAACAAGGCTACAACTATGAGGAAATTCTTCTTTATTACTATCGTGGAGCCGAGATCAAGAAACTCTATAAGTAG
- the rlmN gene encoding 23S rRNA (adenine(2503)-C(2))-methyltransferase RlmN has translation MINGKKVLLGLTTAELKEVVRSLGMPAFTGGQIAQWLYAKHVRSIDEMTNLSKANRELLSKEYCVGAMEPIDCQRSVDGTIKYLFPVSCGKFVETVFIPDDDRATLCVSSQVGCKMNCLFCQTGKQGFEGQLTAADILNQIYALPERERLTNVVFMGQGEPMDNLDSVLRATQILTAADGYAWSPKRITVSSVGIRSKLKRFLDESQCHVAISMHSPLHEQRATLMPAEKAMTIEEVVALLKQYDFTHQRRCSFEYICFAGLNDTLEHARAIVKLVEGLECRVNLIRFHPIPNVDLPGADEHRMEQLRDYLTQHGVFTTIRASRGQDIFAACGLLSTAKKAEENQNAQSTTQR, from the coding sequence ATGATTAATGGTAAGAAAGTGCTGTTAGGGCTGACCACCGCCGAACTGAAGGAAGTGGTTCGCAGTCTTGGCATGCCCGCTTTCACAGGTGGGCAGATAGCTCAATGGCTGTATGCGAAGCATGTGCGCAGTATTGACGAGATGACGAATCTGTCAAAAGCCAACCGTGAGCTGCTTTCCAAAGAATACTGTGTGGGAGCGATGGAACCCATCGACTGTCAGCGCAGTGTTGACGGAACAATCAAATATCTTTTTCCCGTAAGTTGTGGTAAGTTCGTTGAAACGGTTTTTATTCCCGATGACGACCGCGCCACGCTCTGTGTTTCCAGTCAGGTGGGGTGCAAGATGAACTGCCTGTTCTGCCAGACAGGAAAGCAGGGATTTGAAGGCCAACTGACAGCTGCCGACATTCTGAACCAGATTTATGCCCTACCCGAGCGTGAGCGACTCACCAACGTGGTGTTTATGGGACAGGGTGAGCCGATGGACAATCTGGACAGTGTGCTTCGGGCCACTCAGATTCTCACAGCCGCCGACGGCTACGCATGGAGTCCGAAACGCATCACTGTGAGCTCGGTAGGCATACGCAGCAAGCTGAAGCGCTTCCTTGACGAAAGCCAGTGCCACGTGGCCATCTCGATGCACTCACCTCTGCACGAACAGCGAGCCACGCTTATGCCTGCAGAGAAAGCCATGACGATTGAAGAGGTGGTAGCCCTGCTGAAACAGTACGACTTCACTCACCAGCGCCGCTGCTCGTTCGAATACATCTGCTTTGCCGGATTAAACGACACGCTGGAGCACGCTCGTGCCATCGTCAAACTGGTAGAAGGACTGGAATGTCGCGTCAATCTGATACGCTTTCACCCTATCCCCAATGTTGACCTTCCTGGTGCCGACGAGCACCGCATGGAACAACTGCGCGACTACTTGACTCAGCATGGCGTATTCACAACCATCCGTGCCAGTCGCGGACAAGACATCTTCGCTGCCTGCGGACTCCTGTCAACAGCCAAGAAAGCTGAAGAAAACCAAAACGCACAATCAACAACACAACGATAA